The Gemmatimonas aurantiaca T-27 DNA segment CGCCCAGCACGACGATGGCATCCGCCGTGCCTTCGTCACTGCCGCGCGACCAATACACGATCGCTCCCAGACACACCAGCCACGCCATGAAGGCGCCGACCAGCATGCTGGCGATCAGTTGTCGGTAGGAGAAGCGACGCGCGCGGGCCATGCGGCCAAATTATCCAGTCCCCCTGCTTTCGGTACTGGAGCGTGCACCACGGAGGCACGCGCAGCAGGGTTCGCCCACCCCGCGCGCGTCTCAGAGTGACACGGTGTTCCCGGGCGCCGGGATGTCCACGCGGAATCCATCACTGCGCAATCGTTCGGCAAAGGCCTCCTGCGCCTCGGTTTCACCGTGCACCAGGCAAACATGCGGATGGTCGCGCCCGTCGGCGGCACCCGCCGCGCGCACGGCCTGCAACCAACGATGCAGTTCCCCACGATCCGCATGCGCGCTGTAGCCCAACAGCACTTCCACCTGAGCGCCAAGGGGCACTTCCTCGCCAAAAATGCGCAGCACGTCCCGCCGTTCCACGATGCGCCGTCCCAACGTGTGCTCGGCCTGAAATCCGACAATCAGGATCGTATTGCGCGGGTCACTGGCGCCATACCGCAGATGGTGCAGGATGCGGCCCGATTCGGCCATGCCCGAGGCGGCAATCACGACCATCGGGCCGTGCAGGGTGTTGAGGCGTTTCGACTCCGCCACGTCCCGCGTGAACGTCACCATGGGGAAGTCGAAGAGATCCCTCGTGCGACGCACCAAATCTTCGCTGTGATCGAACACCTCGGGATGCATCGCAAAGACCGATGTCGCGTCGGTGGCCAGCGGGGAGTCGATGAAGATCGGGATGGCAGGGATTTTCCCTTCCCGGCGCAGTCCGTGCAGGTCGTACACCAGTTCCTGCGTGCGTCCCACGGCAAACGAAGGAATGATCACGCGTCCCCCCCGCGCCGCCGTTTCGCGAACGACGCGCGCGAGCTGCTCGCGGGCGCCGTCCACCGACTCGTGATCACGATTGCCGTACGTGCTTTCGCAGATGATCACATCCGCGCCGGTGGTGGGCGGCTGCGGATCGCGAATGATGGCCAGGCCACTCCGTCCGATGTCGCCGGAGAACACGAGACGGCGGAACGTATCCCCTTCGCGCAGCTCCAGGGTGACCGAGGCACTGCCGAGGATGTGTCCGGCGTCGGTGTACATGGCGCGCACGCCGTCGGTGACGTCGAACCACTTGTGGTACGGCATGCCGATCATGCGTTCGAGCGTGCGCGTGGCGTCTTCCACCCGATACATCGGCTCGACGATTTCATCGCGATGACGGGCCAGGAATTCGGCGTCCTTTTCCTGGATGTGCGCCGAGTCGGCCAGCATGATGGCGCACAGATCGCGCGTGGCAGAGGTCGCCCAGATGTTGTTCTTGTACCCCTGCGCCACCAGGTAGGGCAGGCGGCCGGCGTGGTCGATATGGGCGTGGGACAGCACGATGGCGTCGATTTCGTCGACGGGCAGGGGCAACTGCATGTTCTTCGCGCGCGATTCGCTGCGCTTGCCCTGAAACATCCCGCAATCGAGCAGGACCGTACGATTGCCGACCCGCAGGATATGGCACGAGCCCGTGACTTCCTGGGCAGCGCCGGAGAATTCGATGTGCATGAGCGGTGGGCTGAGCGGGGTGGGTCGCCGACAGCGGACTCCTCATTCGTGGCAACTCACACGAATGGGCCCGTCCGCAATGTTAGCGGTCTGTGCTTGCCCCCAACAGCGTGCCGTCACGCTGTGCTGGTGACCTGCGTGTACCCGTCAGGTACACGCTTGGCGAACTACCAGTCTCGTTGGCGCGGCCAGTGCGCAATGGATTCGGCGCGATGCGTCGACAGCCATTCCCGCATCTTGCCCCAGTACTGCATGAACCAGCGTCGGCCCATGTCGGTCATCGGTGAGTCTCCTGCTCGGAATTCGTGACACCATCGTCGGCGCCGTTTGGTTGTGACAGTATAAGCAGCCCGCGGTAACAGCACAGTGACGGAGCGCATTATGTGCGCTACGGCATATTTCTCCACCACTCGAAGACATTTTTCGCGTCGCATCACTGAAGTCACACCGCGGGCACACTCCATGCGATGCCACTCCTACTCTGTCACGGAGCTGGCACGTCTCAGGAACCAGCACCCTCATTTCCCCCACAGCATCAAAACGGCCGGGGTTGGCGGCCCACATGGAGCCCCGTGGTGGCGACTCCGGTATTGGACGGTCCGCTGGAGTGCTTTTCGCGCCAGCAGGCGCCACCGAGTCCTTTCTCCATCTGCCGAGGGGGCAGAGGACGCCGCCGAAACGCGGCGGTGGCGATGGTGGACACCGATATCTTCGCGGGCCGCACCTCGGGTATCATCCCGCGATACCCGACGCGCAGCCCGCCATGTCCGCCGAGGATCAGCTAGTCATCGGCGATCGCTTGCCCTGTTTTCCGTCGGACTGATCAGCGCCGGACTTTCGGTCCGATGATCCGTCCTGGTGGTCCTGGCCATTCCTGGCCTTCTGACCATCCGCGCGCTGCAGACGAATCTGATTCTGCACTTCGCGCACACCCGCCACACGATCGGCAAGGTCTTCGGCCAAACGCTTCGTACGGCGATCGGTGGTGGTGCCGGAAAGAGTCACCTCCCCCCCATCCACCTTCACCTCGATCTCGCTCGCGTCGATCATCGCGTGCCGCTCGAGCTGCTCGCTCAATTCCTCCTGGATGCGCTCGTCGGAACGCTTCCACCCCTTCGGTCCACGACCGCTGAAGTTCGACCGGGAGGAATTGGTGTCACGGGAATCCCACGACGCGTCGAAGTCCTGCTCGCGCTGAGCGTAGCGGGAATCGCTACGTCCCTTCTCCATGTCCTGGATGAACTCGGCGCCATAGTACGGTGCATCCGTGCGATGCTGGTCGTACGAGCCGTTGCTGGGACGTGCGCCGTAGCCCCGGCCGCCGTTGAAGCCTCCTCCGCCGTACCGATCGCCACGCGTATCGCCATATCCGGGCTCGTTCTGACGATCCGCATACTGACCGTTGTACGGACCGTTCGGTGAACCGTT contains these protein-coding regions:
- a CDS encoding MBL fold metallo-hydrolase, giving the protein MHIEFSGAAQEVTGSCHILRVGNRTVLLDCGMFQGKRSESRAKNMQLPLPVDEIDAIVLSHAHIDHAGRLPYLVAQGYKNNIWATSATRDLCAIMLADSAHIQEKDAEFLARHRDEIVEPMYRVEDATRTLERMIGMPYHKWFDVTDGVRAMYTDAGHILGSASVTLELREGDTFRRLVFSGDIGRSGLAIIRDPQPPTTGADVIICESTYGNRDHESVDGAREQLARVVRETAARGGRVIIPSFAVGRTQELVYDLHGLRREGKIPAIPIFIDSPLATDATSVFAMHPEVFDHSEDLVRRTRDLFDFPMVTFTRDVAESKRLNTLHGPMVVIAASGMAESGRILHHLRYGASDPRNTILIVGFQAEHTLGRRIVERRDVLRIFGEEVPLGAQVEVLLGYSAHADRGELHRWLQAVRAAGAADGRDHPHVCLVHGETEAQEAFAERLRSDGFRVDIPAPGNTVSL
- a CDS encoding BON domain-containing protein; its protein translation is MAREQHTRNPYRDQYHGEDYYQRYQQGRERDTRYDADEARMRDDRHWQQGPDERHSPNASRSRNDDGMYADGPSSRDRSETYRSRGNAEWEPYERESSRYRNGAANQADGYGQDMDRYQGNHRTVAPTHYDRGQNGSPNGPYNGQYADRQNEPGYGDTRGDRYGGGGFNGGRGYGARPSNGSYDQHRTDAPYYGAEFIQDMEKGRSDSRYAQREQDFDASWDSRDTNSSRSNFSGRGPKGWKRSDERIQEELSEQLERHAMIDASEIEVKVDGGEVTLSGTTTDRRTKRLAEDLADRVAGVREVQNQIRLQRADGQKARNGQDHQDGSSDRKSGADQSDGKQGKRSPMTS